The DNA segment agttaaacagaaaaagaaaaaccctatGGTGTtaactatatgtggaatctaaaaaaaaaaaaaatgctaaaaatataaaattggactgtaattcaaaaattccattcagttcagtcattcagtcatatccaactctttgtgaccccatgaaccacagcacaccaggcctccctgtccatcaccaactcccagggtttacccaagctcatgtccactgagtctgtgatgccacccaaccatctcatgctctgtcatccccttatcctcctgccctcaatctttcccagcatcagggtcttttcaaatgagtcagctcttcacatcaggtggccaaagtattagagtttcagcttcaaaatcagcctttccaatgaatacccaggcaagactgatctcttttaggatggactggttggatctccaaattaacatttataaaataatttcctttggtCATTACTTATAAATAGACTGGGTGGCTCAGCCCACTGTAATATAGGAAATGTATCATTCAAATCAATAAGTAAAAACCATGGATGCTGGATGAGCCAAATAAGCAAGAGAGTGTTCATTATTGGCTGATGTCATTGAATTCTGCAGTTCAAATCTCTCTGACATTTACAGGTAGGTTTGGCAAAATCCAGGAGTCAATAATGAGAAACCACACCACTGTAACAGTATTCATTCTTCTAGGACTGACAGAAGATCCTCAGTtgcaagttttgctttttatttttctatttctcaccTACATTTTGAGTATAACCGGAAATCTGACCATCATTACCCTAACACTAATAGATCCTCACCTTAAAACACCCAtgtattttttcctccaaaatttcTCGTTCTTAGAAATCTCATTTACAACCTCCTGTATTCCAAGATTCCTATACAATATATCAACTGGGGACAGAACCATTACTTATAATGCATGTGTGATTCAATtattttttgcatatctttttggGATAACTGAATTTTTTCTCTTGGCAACCATGTCATATgatcgctatgtggccatctgcaaacccTTGCATTATATGACAATCATGagcaacaaactgtgcaaaacaATGATCATCTGCTGCTGGATGGTGGCACTTATGACTATCCTCCCACCACTCAGCTTAGGTTTTCATCTGGAATTCTGTGATTCTAATGTCATTGATCATTTTGCCTGTGATGCATCACCTCTCCTGAAGATCTCATGCTCAGACACATGGTTAATTGAGCAGATGGTAATAGCCTGTTCTGTACTGGTCTTCATCATCACTCTCATATGTGTAGTTTTCTCCTATGTATACATCATAAGAACAATTCTAAAATACCCTTCtcttcagcaaagaaaaaaagcctTTTCTACCTGTTCTTCCCACATGATTGTACTTTCCATCTCTTATGGCAGCTGCATCTTCATCTATGTCAAACCATCTGCAAAAGAGGGAAATATTAACAAAGGTGTGTCACTGCTTATTTCTTCCATATCACCAATGCTGAATCCTTTTATATATACTTTGAGGAATAAGCAAGTTAAACAAGCCTTTAATGACTCACTGAAAAAAACTGCATTTCTcttaagaaagtaaaataagCATGTTGATGAATCAACTGAAAGATACACATCTATCTTATAATTTACATAAAGCCAAGAGACTGTATTGTAACTTCTTAGCTTATAACCAAGCAGATTGACCTCAGAatcatttaatctttaattttccCTTCCATTCATATACTAAACAACTAATTATTGAATATTGCTTTATGAGAAACAAAATATATCATTCACAATTCTTTAATGAGAATCTACCATGACCAAGtcattccttttacttctttaagTGATTTTCCCAGACATTTCATAATATTGGTATAGGGAAgccatttttattgaattataattgatatacagtatttattactttcaagtgtacaacagaatgattttatatttttatacatggtAAAATCATCACCACAATATGTCTAGCTGCAATCCATCTGTTGATATCAACATATTAATAAGGGAAGATTATGAGGAATGTTAAACCAATATAGTCAACAACTTAGATGAAATAGAATagttagttaaaaataaaatttgagaagtGAACCAAAAGTAAACATAAAATATGGGTACTTTGAGTTTTAGAAACTGAATTAATATCTAAAAatcttttcccaaagaaaacatcAACATCATATTGACTCAAAATGATGTTGATGAATACCATCAAAGGGATAAATAATGCATTCTATGACTATTGTTTCAGAACACATGAAGAAATGATACATTTTTAGTCTTTTGTGAAGTTGATATAAACCTGATACAAATACTAGGCAAAGAAATTATAAGAATACAATTGTAGGCCAACACCCCTCATGATCACACATGCAAACATCCTTAACAATGTACTatcaaagaacaaagaaataaaaattatcaggAAAATTTAGCAGACACTTTCAAAGGAATTGCATGAATAGCAAATTAGCACATGGAAAGAAGTTCAATATCATTAACATTAGAATACTCAAATTGAAACAAGTCTAACACTCACTAGAACAGTCACAATTAGAATGCAGCCTGACAAAATAAGTCATAACGAGGACAGAGAGCAACTGGAACTATCATTCAGTGCTGTTGGGCATACGTGAAGTGATACAGCTTCACATAAAGTTAAACACAGTTATCATAGGTCTTACCAACTTGTGATGTTGTGATTATTTAAAtagatgtatttttcaaaatttctcaaaCTTTATACTTAGAATGGTTGAATTCATTGTGTATAAATTATACTCTAATAACATcgattttaaaagcaaagaaaatatctTCAGTAGGTACTTCACATAAATATCTTGTGATTTTCCtgcttgtccagtggttaagactgcacactCCTCTGTAGGAAGCACAGGTccattcttggtcagggaactaagatctttcaTGCcattgtgttgttcagttgctcagttgtgtccgactctgtgaccccatggactacagcacgccaggcttccctgtccttcactatatcctggagcttgctcaaattcatgtccattgagtcggtgatgcaatccaaccatcttatcctctgtcctccccttctcctcctgccttcaatctttcccagcaacagggtcttttccaatgagccaactcttcacatcaggtggccaaagtattggagcttcagcatcattccttccagtgaatatacagagtggatttcctttaggattgacaggtttggtctccttgcagtccaagggactctaaagagtcttctccagcaccacagttaaatgcaacagttctttggtgctcagctttctttatggtccaaatttcacatccataaatgatatttgaaaagccataactttgactatctggacttttgttggcagagtaacatctctgctttttaatatactatccagtttcatcatagcttttcttccaaggagcaagtgtcttttaatttcatgactgcagtcaccatctgcagtgattttggagaccaagaaaataaagtctgtcatgcagggtgtgaagaaaaaaaaaaacctcaatggCAATTAAGCATATGAAAATAAGATATGACTACAGACACACAAGAGGCATCCATACAGATTCTTAATGAGATGTGGattctccatggggattctccaggcaagaatattggagtgggttgccatgccctcctccaagggatcttcctaacccaggaattgaacccaggtcttcagcattgcagccaggttctttaccatctgatccaccagggaagcccccatagagATGTAGAGAAATAAGAATCCTTACACACTTCTCACAGGAGTGCAATTGGTACTCGCACTTTATAAAATATCCTGCATGACTAACAACTGAATCTTAGGTATATTACCACCACAAATGTACACAATTGTATTACAAGAATTATATGCAAGATATTCTTATCAGATTATTGGAGTTAACCAAGAGCTGGTATCTTTGGTGTACATTGACAGCAGTACCAATCAATTTTGGCATAATTGTACACTGAGATGTTACACTGCATTGAAAAAGAACTACTGCAATATGCCTCaagtgttgttgttattgttttaattggaggataaaaactttatatactgttcatggggttctccccatgaacaataatactggagcagtttgtcattctctcctccagtggaccacatttgccACAACTCTTCAGTatgatccatccatcttgggtggccctgaacagcatggctcatagcttcattgagttatgcaaaccCCTTTACCATGATGAGAtgactctacacttggacatcatcagataatcaatacagaaatcaaattgattatattctttgcagccaaagatagagaaactctatacagtcagcaaaaacgacctggagctgactgtgactcagatcatgagctccttgttgcaaaattcaggcttgaatggaataaagtagggaaaaccactagactatgcaggtatgagctaaatcaaaacccttatgattatacagtggaggtgatgaacagattcaagggattagatctgatagctagagttcctgaagaactatcaATTGAGGTCTgtaacattgcacaggaggcagtgaacaaaatcatccccaagaaaaaattcaggaaggcaaagtggttgtctgaggaggctttacaatgagctgaggactgcaaggagatcaaaccagtcaatcctaaaggaaatcagccctgaatattcactggagagactggtgctgaagctccaatactctggccacctgatgcaaagaaccaactcattggaaaagacgctgatgctgggaaacattgaagtcaggagaaggggaggacagaggacaagatagttggatgacatcaccaacttgatggacatgagttgagcaaactccaggagttggtgatggacaggaaagcctggtgtgctgcagtccatggagtcacaaagagtcggacacaactgattgactgaactaaactgaggaaagaagaggatcaaaatgcaagggagaaaggaaaagatatactcaATGAATGCAGAGGTCCCaaaaaaaagcaaggagagattaaaaaaagatcttcttagatgaacaatgcaaagaaatggatgaaaacagtagaatgggaaagactagagatctcttcaagaaatttggaGATATCAGGGGAACACTTcctgcaaggatgggcacaattaaggacagaaatggtaaggatatAAGaggagcagaagagattaagaagagggggcaagaatacagagaactat comes from the Bubalus kerabau isolate K-KA32 ecotype Philippines breed swamp buffalo chromosome 1, PCC_UOA_SB_1v2, whole genome shotgun sequence genome and includes:
- the LOC129649495 gene encoding olfactory receptor 6C68-like — its product is MRNHTTVTVFILLGLTEDPQLQVLLFIFLFLTYILSITGNLTIITLTLIDPHLKTPMYFFLQNFSFLEISFTTSCIPRFLYNISTGDRTITYNACVIQLFFAYLFGITEFFLLATMSYDRYVAICKPLHYMTIMSNKLCKTMIICCWMVALMTILPPLSLGFHLEFCDSNVIDHFACDASPLLKISCSDTWLIEQMVIACSVLVFIITLICVVFSYVYIIRTILKYPSLQQRKKAFSTCSSHMIVLSISYGSCIFIYVKPSAKEGNINKGVSLLISSISPMLNPFIYTLRNKQVKQAFNDSLKKTAFLLRK